A portion of the Platichthys flesus chromosome 7, fPlaFle2.1, whole genome shotgun sequence genome contains these proteins:
- the dclre1b gene encoding 5' exonuclease Apollo, protein MAVNGKVIPHTPLAVDFWQVRKCPGARLFFLTHMHSDHTVGLTSTWSNRPIYCSPTTATLLRLKLQVKEQWIHPLELGDPHLLPLDDIGKERLTVTLIEANHCPGAVMFLFEGYFGSILYTGDFRYTPSMLREPCLRTNITIDVLYLDNTNCDPNRTLPSRKQATQQIKEIIRSHPSHNVVIGLYALGKESLLLDLAMEFKTWIEVSFERMETLKALELPDVFTTDRGAGRIRAVYQSEISFATLNQWNLQHPTLAILPTSRPLVSFHPNIHVVPYSDHSSYQELEDFVSALKPTSLVPIVGTRAPGNLSALLPSKKRPEILVPESVRQYMLRQPEIQLRSSASTRLRSGHLRPVAPKGVIFESPPKGSTMPCEEEVCEPECLDQEASEDEMDTESSEKDSESILIDISKKVTPNKNRGGAGDTWSLNIVQTVSEDMLMEESLPLSQHTQGNQAPVEIFTYRRPSETNAKTRNTASSGNYNSQQRGHRNVEKNHKSSDMSQHSGCGSDFDSLTLLQNSSSNISCTSCLSSTELKEKYLEEFENSVLKNLPFMEEDYKTWGLLQQSSVRSFPSPLYDS, encoded by the exons ATGGCCGTCAATGGGAAAGTCATCCCGCACACGCCTCTGGCCGTCGACTTCTGGCAGGTTCGGAAGTGTCCCGGTGCTCGGCTGTTTTTCTTGACCCACATGCACAGCGACCACACGGTGGGATTGACCTCGACGTGGAGCAACAGGCCCATCTACTGCTCCCCCACCACCGCCACACTGCTCAGGCTGAagctgcag GTAAAGGAACAGTGGATCCATCCATTAGAGCTTGGAGACCCACACCTGCTGCCGCTGGATGACATTGGCAAAGAGAGGCTGACAGTCACCCTTATAGAGGCCAACCACTGCCCAGGGGCGGTGATGTTTCTCTTCGAAGGCTATTTTGGTTCTATACTGTACACTG GTGACTTCAGGTATACTCCCTCAATGCTGCGTGAGCCATGTCTGAGGACAAATATCACTATTGACGTCCTGTACCTGGACAACACCAACTGTGACCCCAACCGCACCCTCCCCTCCAGGAAGCAAGCCACTCAACAAATCAAAGAGATCATCCGCAGCCACCCCAGCCACAATGTTGTCATAG GTTTGTATGCACTGGGGAAGGAGTCCCTGCTGCTGGACCTGGCCATGGAATTCAAAACCTGGATTGAGGTGAGTTTTGAGAGGATGGAGACCCTCAAAGCTCTGGAGCTGCCTGACGTTTTCACCACTGACCGGGGGGCCGGTCGCATCCGAGCCGTATATCAGTCAGAGATCAGTTTTGCCACTTTGAACCAGTGGAACTTACAACATCCCACTTTGGCCATCTTGCCCACCAGCAGGCCCCTCGTCTCCTTCCATCCCAATATCCATGTGGTGCCCTACTCCGACCACTCCTCTTATCAAGAGCTAGAGGATTTTGTCTCTGCGCTTAAACCTACCTCCCTTGTACCCATCGTGGGAACTCGTGCACCTGGAAATCTCTCTGCCTTACTGCCCAGCAAAAAGCGCCCTGAAATCCTTGTCCCTGAGTCAGTCCGACAGTACATGCTGAGACAGCCTGAGATCCAGCTCAGATCATCAGCGTCTACACGCCTTCGCAGCGGGCACCTCAGACCGGTTGCTCCTAAGGGGGTGATATTTGAGTCTCCTCCAAAGGGGTCCACAATGCCATGTGAAGAAGAAGTCTGTGAACCAGAGTGTCTGGACCAGGAGGCCTCTGAGGATGAGATGGACACAGAAAGTAGTGAAAAGGACTCCGAGAGTATCCTTATCGACATTAGCAAGAAAGTAACCCCTAACAAAAAcaggggaggagctggagacacgTGGAGCCTCAACATCGTCCAGACAGTCTCAGAAGACATGCTAATGGAAGAATCTCTGCCACTCAGTCAACATACCCAGGGAAACCAGGCTCCAGTGGAGATTTTTACATACAGAAGGCCTTCTGAAACTAATGCCAAAACAAGGAACACAGCATCAAGTGGAAATTACAACAGTCAACAACGGGGACACCGAAATGTTGAGAAGAACCACAAATCGTCAGACATGAGTCAGCACAGTGGATGTGGAAGTGATTTTGACAGCCTGACATTATTGCAGAACAGCTCCAGTAACATTTCCTgtacttcctgtctctcctccactgAGTTGAAGGAGAAGTATTTAGAGGAGTttgaaaacagtgttttaaaGAATCTCCCCTTCATGGAGGAGGACTATAAGACCTGGGGCCTCCTGCAGCAAAGCTCTGTGCGCAGTTTCCCCTCTCCGCTATATGATTCATAA